Below is a genomic region from Rosa chinensis cultivar Old Blush chromosome 5, RchiOBHm-V2, whole genome shotgun sequence.
TGACTATCGTCATGATAGATATGATAAAGaataaagcaaaagaaaagaaggataTATTAGAGATAACATATAAGCTCTAAAAAGTTGTTGATGATATGGAGAAGGTTGGGATGAAAGCTAGGACAAACAAGATGTTTCCTTCACTAATCGGTCTAAATAGgtatcatgaaaaaaaaaagcgtATTGTCCTTAATTAAATCATGATATTTGGAAGGTGATTTTTCTTATTATAATGTGGGTGGATCTAAAACTCAACTTGCTGCAAGCAGATCGGGAGCTTGGAAAGTTGTTGAACATTTGAAGGATTTtgtgaaaaaaattatatttgagATGGATGAGCAAGAAATTGTTGTTCTTAAGCATAGTATAATAGGTTCGGGATTGACTGACTACCAGCATGATAGACATGATAAAGATACATTAGAGATAATGAACGAGCTCCAAAAAGTTGTTGGTGACATGGAGAAGGCTAGGATGAAAGCTGGGACAAACAAGATATTTCCTTCACTTATCGGTCTGAATGGGTattatgaaaaaaaatgaattttgtCCTTAATTGGATCTAAATAAGTGGAAGGTGATTTTTCTTATTATAATGTGGGTGGATCTAAAACTTTTCTTGCTGCAAGCGGATTGGGAGCTTGGAAAGCTGTTGAACGTTCCTTATAACTTAAAGATGACTCTATCCTGCTCAGTTCAAGCTTAATGGATATAAGAGATATGAGCCGGACAACGTCACTGCTCCTAGTTGGATCTAAACGGATGGCTGATAGTTGTGACACTCACGGTCATAAAGTTAGTGTGAGTGGATCAGGTGGAAAGAAAGCTCTCGGACACTTTAAGAAATTGGAGAAGGAACATCATTTTAACAAACCCAATGAAGCCACCATTGACGCTTTGAAGCAATGTGTTGTGCTTGCTGGCCTTTGTGATCTCGATATCGAAAGGTACTTTCAGGCAACTACTATGTCATTAGATTGTTTGAATATCCATAAAAAGAGGCACCGTATCATTAGTCAATTGGATAAAATCTTCAAGAATGTTGAAGAAGATATGCGTCACACATTGCTGCTTATAACTTATGGATGACCCTACTCCTTCAAACATGAGAAGGCCTTGGAGAAACTAATTTTTGAGACGTTTGATGGGGTTGCATGAGTCCAAATTCTTGGAATTAGAACAGATATAATGAAGATAGTGAGGATCATCAAATTTAGCACTAGGGAGGCAGTAGTGCTTGTCAAATTCCAACCCAATGTTGTGCAGGTGAAAAACATAGATATGCCTGATAGTTTCAGGATGACGAAGTCGACCTATGAGGGAATTAAAATCATTGGCGAATATTTTAAAAACCAAGGTTGGTAAAATTTCATGCTTGAGGTATTGTCTTTGTGGAAGCCAATCTTCTAATTGATTAGGTTGTATTAACATCAGTGCTTTGATAGCCCAAAGAAAGTAAGGTCCTTTAGACACTTGACTTGACATTTTAATGCCTATGAGGCACACCATTTGTTTTGAGAAGATCGACAAATTTTATTCGAAGTAAATTATGTGGGAATTTCTTTTGCTGGATTTCTCTTCTTTGGTTTGTCTATTGAACATGAATGGGTTACTGAAACAAACTTTAATACAGGTGATCTATATGAGTAAAGCAACTTTATGGTAAGTTTTAGTGTCCCTTGATCACAATAGTTAGCTTTGCATCACACAATTAATCTAGCTTTTTCAAGAGTTTTGTTTCATTCTCTATAGAATTTCAAGAGTATTGTTGTGTTGTATGTCATTCCACTCAAAATGAGTCTTAAGGTCATCGTCATAAGCATCTGTATTGTGGATTTATCTGCCAATTATTAGTCTCTTGGGTGAACCACCGAGTTATGAGAACTTGTGAGAGCATATCTCTTCCACGGTGATAAAGATTTTTGCATAAAAGTAAATTTTAGTATACATGTATAATATAGGTATGGTTTACGTTTTCTATTGCCATAATTTAGTTGGAACACTAATAATcgggaaaaaaaatctcattataTTGATTAGGGAGCTCTATAGCTTGGTTAAACGATTTATCTTGTCAAACAACTTGTTTGTAGTTTAGTTTTTTATCGTTTTCAATATTGGAcaaaatattaatgaattgcCTCATAGTCGCAATACCATCtcaattttaacaaaacctTTATGTAATCATTAGTTAGATTCTTCATCCAGTGCAAAGCTTGTGGCTATACATTTTTGGCCAATTGGACAATTAGGGCCATAGAGCTTGACTAATTAAATTTGCGTCTTAGTTAAAAAAATCTCGTCTTTCATTTGAGCGAAAATCAATATGAGTCGATCACGGAACTCACTTACAAGACAATCTCTCAAGACTATCGAAATAGaaacttattttcttttatcataaaaattgaaaagtaaATTGCAGAATGATTAACTGATTATAAATTATGGAGTAAATTGAAATTTACTGTTTTTAGTATTTTACTAAATTATTGGCCTatattttagtatattattgaaATACAGATTGTGAGAGACAAAtgtatctcaaccacatgtattaaactTAAAACTGTGTTGTTGTTTTCAACCGTGAGATTCACTAGTCCCTTAAAAATGATTTGTGGGCAGCCCTTTCGTAAAGATATACGAAATATTACGATTATTACCTTTCACAAAACGGTGACGTTTAAAATAGGAAGCAGATAAAGGGGTCACTCCCATCTTCGTTTTACGCATCAAAACCCGcggtttcttcttcatcttcttcttcctccagtcactttctctctcttcctctcactctctctctctctctctctctctctctcttactcccAAAACCCAGTAGGTAAATCCCAAACCCCTCTACGGCCCCCAAAAACCTCTTTTCAAATTCTACTATGAAATATTCTCTAACACCTTCTTCTTCGATTTCTAATTATTATTACAATTTTTTGTTCCCAATTTCGCTCAGCTTCTTCTCCGAGCCCTAACAATGGCGGCACCAGCAGCTGACCCCTCCGACGAGGCCAAGCACATCGAGAAGCTCTACGAGTTCGGCGAGCGACTCAACGAGTCCAAGGACAAATCTCAGGTCCTCCTTTTCTCCTCAATTCAATTAATTTCTCGTTTctagggtttttcttttttagggttttgggttttagcGTAATGGGGGTTTTAATTGTCTGTGGTTTCAGAATGTCGAGGACTACGAGGGGATTATCAGTGCGGCAAAGACGAGCATGAAGGCCAAGCAGCTGGCTGCACAGCTTATTCCCAGGTTCTTCAAGTTCTTCCCCGAGCTTTCGTCGCCGGCGATAGATACTCACCTTGAtttgattgaagaagaagagcttGGGGTCAGTTAATGTTTACATACACAGCTTAATTGAATGAAATAGGTGCTAGCTATCTGTATATGGTAACTGGAAATTGTGGGATTCTGCTTTAGAAAATGTAGTAATTGTGTCTTTAAATAGATCCGTGTGACGTAGTTGAAAAAATATTTGTCATAATTGCTGTATTTCTGTCATTTGTGTCGTATGGATTGTGCAATTCGGTTCTATGTTTGACTTTTTGATCATTGTAATGTGCAGGTTCGAGTGCAAGCTATTCGGGGGCTTCCCCTTTTCTGCAAGGACACCCCTGAACACATCTCGAAGATTGTAGACATTCTTGTGCAACTCCTGCAagctggtaatttttttttttggtggtagCAGGAGAAGGACTGTGTTCTCAGTGATTATATTGATTGTTTTATATGAATCTGATGTTTGTATATGTTGATGCTTTTTAGATGAGTTTGTGGAGCGTGATGCTGTGCATAAGGCTCTTATGGCCCTTTTGAGGCAGGATGTGAAAGGTAAATATGATCTGTTTCAGAGTTACTGAGAGAgtattttttattggataaatTGGATATAAGACATGTCTTTGGATTGTAGGATGAAGTTTGTATACATAGATAAATAAGACACAAGAATTTGTACAAAGTCTTCATATTAtataaaattgaatactgcaagtAATGTAAACATATGCTAATGGTAGAAGATGTGTAATCATTATGTCTATTCAAGAGTGTCATAAAACTTCTGTTGTCAGAATATTATTCTTGGCCCGTGTAAGTTAACTTATTTTAATCTGGTGGCCTAAGTTGCATTCTGGACCATTTTGGCCTAAGCCGAAATAGTGGTTGCTTAGGCTTGCCTTTTACTATGAGTTGATTTCCTAAGCTGCCTAGGCACGGTTGTCCTGTCCTACCCACCAATTGTGAGTGAACTGTTCTCCTAATATTTGAAGATGGGGCTTTCTATGGTGTGCTGTTTTAACTTGTATTTCAGTGGGAAGATGAGAAGTTTATCTTCTAGTCTGTATACCTTTCTTCATAACTGTATTTAGCTTTATTTATTTGAAGGACATTTTAGAATACAAATGAGAAGTTTTAGTGTTTCCCACCTAAATCCACTCACTGTCTATTGCATCCCCTGATATGTTCTCAATTATTGAAACTTCTCAAAAATTCTCTTTCATGATATATCTTGCCTTCTTGAATATGCAGCTTCTTTGACAGCCTTGTTCAAGCACATAGGAAGTGTTGATGAACCTGGCCAAGAGGATGTTATTCGTGAGAAAGTCCTAAGCTTTATCAGAGATAAGGTGAGAAGACCACTTTGAGTAATGCCCAATAGAATACTATGATTGTTATCATGATGTTAACAGATGTTAATTATTCTCAATTGTAGGTATTTCCTATTAAAGCTGAAGTTTTGAAGCCTCAGGAGGAAATGGAGAGGCATATTACTGACTTGATAAAAAAGGTGCGTTCATGATGTTTCAATTAAGTATATGTGCAAATTTAGAGgtgccttttctttctttagtaCCTTGTGAAAGTCACCTAGACCTTTTGATTGCCATGCTGTCAGTTCAGTCTGACATGTGGTCCTTTTTCCTTGTGTTACCCAGTGAAAAAAccatgtgaatttttttttttcactgttCTGTTTTAAGGTTGTTAGATGTATGACTAATAATGATTGAGTTCAATTGCAGAGTTTAGAAGATGTAACTGGAGCAGAGTTTAGAATGTTTATGGACTTTTTAAAAGGTCTGAGCATCTTTGGGGAGAAAGCTCCGAAAGAACGGATGGTAGAACTAATTGGAATTATTGAAGGACAAGCCGATTTAGATGCTCAATTCAATGTAAGTTCTTGTTTATTAAAGAATATGAAATAGTAGCTAGTAAGCATGTTCATCATGCAAATTTTATTGCCAATAAGTGATGTGGAGCGAGTGGTTTTTTTATGTTGGTACTTTAATTGACCAATACCATAAGATGATTTCCCTCATTTCTCATCCCCAAATGCAATGCATCGAATCTGGTTTAGAACTAGGCAATCAGGATGATAAAGAATTGGCTGGAGGAACCTCTTTGTCTTGATTTCTTATAAATCAAAGTCATACTACCCTGTTTGATTAGAAGTGGTGGAAAACAAAAGTGAGGCTGACGGAAGTAACAGCAACATATCTTAGAACCATTTCTATTCTACTTTCTCTTCTTAAGATTGTAGTTGGTTGTCTGTgctgtattttcttttttaatcatTATGGTGCTTTTAACAACTTAAGTGCAAAATGGTTGGCATACAGGTATCAGATGCAGACCATATCGACAGGTTGATATCTTGCCTATTTATGGCTCTGCCATTTATTGTGGTATGATCTCTACTATCATAGATTTCTCCCTTTATATTATCTTGATGTTTAATGTTTCTGACCATCAACCCTTTTTATTCAATTCATACTTCCTATATAGAGAGGTGCATCAAGCAGCAAATTCCTCAACTATCTGAACAAACACATCCTTCCTGTTTCGGATAAGGTAACATCTAAACTCAACTTCCTGTTATACCCTTTGAGCATGCATGTCAAGTTTCTTGGCTAAGCATTTTATTAATCTAGTTTTCATAGATTGAAATCAAGGTAAAATGTGTTTGTATTTAAAATGTAGAACAGTTTATCATGTGAAATATATaatgtatatatagatatatgtatgtacatagatatatattttttatgtgAGATCAATTTTACAATAATAAGGTTCCCCTATATACTTGGTATACTAACTGGAGGTTGTATTATGTGAGCATTGGGCCTCCAATCTTGTTTTGGCGCCTTTTACTTTATGTTCTAGAATTCATACTCAATTACTTAAATAGAGTTTGGTTGTGGCTTTATTTTCTATATGAAGCCAAAAGTTTTTATATTTATCTAATTTCTTTCCTTATACTCTTCTCTTTTCTACTCTTTAGTTATGAGTACTTGGAAGTGGTTGCTAAATTCTGAAGTGAATACAAGAGAATATGGTGAATAGGAATAGGAAAGTTATATGACGAATATAATAGTACCTTTAATGATTAAAAAAGTAAACACATGTCAGTCGTTTTGTAGTGTTTTTCATGGAATATCTCATAGAATACTTAACAGTGTTTCTTTTATCTCTGATGCTGCTGTGAGTGCTGTCTTTatggtgctttttttttttggttctccAATGTCAAACCTAGGATGCTGATTCTAAAA
It encodes:
- the LOC112167822 gene encoding apoptosis inhibitor 5-like protein API5, giving the protein MAAPAADPSDEAKHIEKLYEFGERLNESKDKSQNVEDYEGIISAAKTSMKAKQLAAQLIPRFFKFFPELSSPAIDTHLDLIEEEELGVRVQAIRGLPLFCKDTPEHISKIVDILVQLLQADEFVERDAVHKALMALLRQDVKASLTALFKHIGSVDEPGQEDVIREKVLSFIRDKVFPIKAEVLKPQEEMERHITDLIKKSLEDVTGAEFRMFMDFLKGLSIFGEKAPKERMVELIGIIEGQADLDAQFNVSDADHIDRLISCLFMALPFIVRGASSSKFLNYLNKHILPVSDKLPDERRLDLLKALAEVAPFTTPQDSRQILPSVVQLLKKNMPRRKTGEEFNFTYVECLLYTFHHLAHKVPNATNSLCGYKIVTGQPSDRLGEDFTEQYKEFTERLSYVEELTRATMKKLTQGMAEKNKAMAAAKSDEAKDNIKTEKQNTTTGLRTCNNILAMTKALHSKTPSFIGDKSINLSWKEVPKPAVPSSTPATGGKRPANAANGSGNPSKKGRGAGGLQHQLVNRAFEGLSHGGRSGGTRGRGRGWGGRGRGRGYNR